From the genome of Gemmatimonas phototrophica, one region includes:
- a CDS encoding DHH family phosphoesterase, giving the protein MSSAVADGLLSASEARQVAIHTWFAALRPGMTVALSTHINADGDGCGSETALARLLAQRGIRCRIVNPTPWPTMFEFLLGDDIEEASAKGTAALDGIDALIVLDINDVRRLGHLADKVRSLSVPISVIDHHVAGDEPVGTLAVADTAACATGELVYDIAVTLGLELTPAVAQSLYAAILTDTGSFRFSNTSPRAHGIAAALLAAGVNPEEMYRRIYAQVSLGRLQLLREALATLHSEPDIGLSYISVNADVVSRFDVTSEELDGIVEHPRSIAGTRMALFFRDLGYGKVKVSLRSTGDVDVQQFARRYGGGGHRKASGAMLTGALEEVQAQVVTDARLYLRGELESV; this is encoded by the coding sequence ATGAGCAGTGCCGTGGCAGACGGGCTGCTGAGTGCATCTGAGGCGCGGCAGGTGGCGATCCATACGTGGTTCGCCGCCCTGCGCCCGGGGATGACGGTGGCCCTCTCCACGCACATCAATGCGGACGGTGATGGATGCGGCAGCGAAACGGCGCTCGCGCGATTGCTCGCGCAGCGTGGCATTCGCTGCCGCATCGTCAATCCCACCCCGTGGCCAACGATGTTTGAATTCCTGCTCGGGGATGACATCGAGGAAGCGAGCGCCAAGGGAACCGCGGCACTCGATGGGATTGATGCATTGATCGTGCTGGATATCAATGATGTGCGTCGGCTGGGACACCTTGCCGACAAAGTCCGCTCGCTGAGCGTACCCATTTCGGTCATCGATCATCATGTGGCTGGTGACGAACCGGTGGGAACCCTCGCGGTGGCCGATACCGCGGCGTGTGCCACGGGAGAGTTGGTGTACGACATTGCCGTCACGTTGGGGCTTGAGTTGACCCCGGCGGTGGCGCAGTCGCTGTACGCAGCCATTCTCACCGATACCGGCAGCTTCCGCTTCAGCAACACATCCCCGCGGGCGCATGGCATTGCGGCAGCTCTGCTGGCGGCCGGCGTGAACCCGGAAGAGATGTACCGGCGCATTTATGCGCAGGTAAGCCTGGGCCGGCTGCAGCTGCTGCGCGAGGCCTTGGCCACGCTGCACAGTGAACCCGATATCGGGTTGTCATACATTTCGGTGAACGCCGACGTGGTGAGTCGCTTTGATGTCACGAGCGAAGAACTCGACGGTATTGTGGAGCATCCGCGCAGTATTGCCGGTACTCGGATGGCGCTGTTCTTCCGTGACCTCGGGTACGGCAAGGTGAAGGTGAGTCTGCGCAGCACAGGCGATGTGGATGTGCAGCAGTTTGCGCGACGCTACGGCGGCGGCGGTCATCGCAAGGCCTCCGGGGCCATGCTTACCGGTGCGCTGGAGGAGGTACAGGCGCAGGTGGTAACCGACGCACGGTTGTACCTGCGCGGGGAACTCGAGTCGGTGTAG
- a CDS encoding L,D-transpeptidase, whose protein sequence is MATPMAPHLRSGPSRVRRYGWRGAPSWLLGLMLLVAAHTVWVGYQTLQTRFERDIARLVFNDNSEALEQAALQAGLGVDSLRAQLASTPAPPADSSYLVVSIVERRVWYKQGDSILFTAPVATGSGKQLVVKGGAKVLRFETPRGRLVVQRRDSAPAWIPPDWHYQEQANKRGLGLTQLVRGRPLKLRDGGQLTVKGNDVVRVAPDGTIRPLTATDGREIVADGKVIIPPFGTNQRKYPDVLGSFRLYLGDGYALHGTNNPKSVGQAVSHGCVRLRNEDITELYHRVAVGTPVFIY, encoded by the coding sequence ATGGCTACGCCCATGGCACCCCATCTCCGTTCCGGGCCCTCGCGTGTTCGCCGCTATGGCTGGCGCGGAGCCCCGTCCTGGCTGCTCGGACTCATGCTGCTGGTGGCCGCGCACACCGTCTGGGTGGGCTACCAGACACTCCAGACCCGATTTGAGCGGGATATCGCGCGGCTGGTGTTCAACGATAACTCCGAGGCCTTGGAGCAAGCCGCTTTGCAGGCTGGTCTGGGGGTCGACAGCCTGCGCGCCCAATTGGCGTCCACGCCGGCACCCCCCGCCGATTCGTCGTATCTGGTGGTCTCCATCGTTGAGCGTCGAGTGTGGTACAAGCAGGGGGACAGCATCCTGTTCACGGCACCGGTTGCGACCGGTTCGGGCAAGCAGCTCGTGGTGAAAGGGGGGGCTAAAGTCCTGCGGTTCGAGACCCCACGGGGGCGCCTGGTGGTGCAGCGGCGTGACTCGGCACCGGCGTGGATCCCCCCTGACTGGCACTATCAGGAGCAGGCCAACAAACGCGGCTTGGGACTCACTCAGCTGGTGCGGGGGCGGCCCCTCAAGCTGCGCGACGGGGGGCAGCTGACCGTGAAGGGCAATGACGTTGTCCGCGTTGCCCCCGACGGGACGATTCGCCCCCTCACGGCCACCGACGGTCGGGAAATTGTGGCGGACGGCAAGGTGATCATTCCCCCGTTCGGCACGAATCAGCGCAAGTATCCGGACGTCCTGGGGAGCTTCCGGCTGTATCTGGGCGACGGGTACGCCTTGCACGGCACCAACAATCCCAAGTCGGTGGGGCAGGCGGTCAGCCACGGATGTGTGCGATTGCGGAACGAAGACATCACGGAGCTGTACCATCGCGTGGCGGTCGGGACCCCGGTCTTCATCTACTGA
- a CDS encoding SAM hydrolase/SAM-dependent halogenase family protein — protein sequence MSSAAAITLLTDFGTADGYVAELKGVLVSLAPGIPIVDLSHDIPPQDIAMARLTVARYWRRFPAGTVHMIVVDPGVGTSRAAIAIASEGRLLVGPDNGVLSPALFSLDARVVQLPIDPAASATFHGRDVFAPVAARLALGESIERIGEPYTEAVRLRTPPPRRDAHGLLHGEVLALDRFGNIITNLMTRDTVGMVKIAGRAARLVHTYGDAATGELVALVGSSGFVEIAVREGSAAAALGISRGDTVVLSAAS from the coding sequence ATGTCTTCTGCTGCTGCCATTACGTTGCTCACGGACTTCGGGACCGCCGACGGCTATGTGGCCGAACTCAAGGGCGTCCTCGTCTCGCTCGCGCCCGGCATTCCCATCGTGGATCTGTCGCATGATATCCCGCCGCAGGATATCGCCATGGCCCGACTCACCGTGGCGCGCTACTGGCGGCGGTTTCCGGCGGGCACCGTGCACATGATTGTCGTGGATCCAGGCGTTGGGACCTCACGGGCGGCGATTGCCATTGCCAGTGAAGGGCGCTTGCTCGTGGGCCCTGACAACGGAGTGTTGTCACCGGCACTGTTCTCGCTGGATGCGCGGGTGGTGCAGCTTCCGATCGACCCCGCGGCGTCGGCCACCTTTCACGGGCGCGACGTGTTTGCCCCGGTGGCGGCACGTCTGGCGCTGGGGGAATCGATCGAGCGGATTGGTGAGCCGTATACCGAAGCGGTTCGACTGCGTACGCCACCGCCACGGCGCGATGCCCATGGGCTGCTGCATGGCGAGGTATTGGCCCTCGATCGCTTCGGCAACATCATCACCAACCTCATGACTCGAGATACCGTGGGGATGGTGAAGATTGCCGGGCGCGCCGCTCGGCTGGTGCACACCTATGGCGATGCGGCCACAGGCGAGCTGGTCGCCCTGGTCGGGTCGAGCGGCTTTGTGGAGATTGCCGTGCGCGAGGGAAGTGCCGCCGCCGCACTTGGTATTTCCCGCGGCGACACGGTCGTGCTCTCCGCCGCGTCGTAG
- a CDS encoding amino acid permease, which yields MGIWSKKSITALRAEAESSEGGLKRTLGALNLTMLGIGAIIGAGIFVLTGTAAANFAGPGVSLSFVLAGLACLFAGLCYAEFASMIPIAGSAYTYSYATMGEGVAWFIGWNLVLEYLFAASTVAVGWSGYFSAMLNEAGVHVPAAFASAPLTVINGHEVVRAFTCVDGTGTTLVDALTKAAYATREACTAAGGSPVEGLINLPAVALILALTFLLVRGVQESATFNNIVVAIKMIIVLLVIGFGFMYVNPENWTPFIPEMVTNPDGSTKYGMSGVLRAAPVVFFSYIGFDAVSTAAQEAKNPQRDLPIGMIASLLICTVLYILMSLVMTGLAPYTALGVPHPVSAALEAVPQLKWLEYLVNIGAVAGLSSVVLVMLMGQPRIFYTMSRDGLLPKVFAKVHPVYQTPAASTWIVGIIAIIIAGFFPLGLLGELVSGGTLAAFATVCIGVWVLRVRSPELERPFKTPLVPLVPLLGAGATLYMMYQLPGLTWALLGVWTAIGMTTYFVYGMRNSTIGKQEAGKR from the coding sequence ATGGGAATCTGGTCCAAGAAATCGATCACGGCGCTCCGCGCCGAGGCCGAAAGCTCTGAAGGCGGCCTCAAGCGCACGCTTGGCGCCCTCAACCTGACGATGCTCGGCATCGGTGCCATCATTGGTGCCGGTATCTTCGTCCTCACCGGAACGGCCGCGGCGAACTTTGCCGGCCCCGGTGTCTCGCTGTCGTTCGTGCTGGCCGGCCTCGCCTGCTTGTTCGCGGGGCTCTGCTACGCCGAATTCGCGTCGATGATTCCCATCGCCGGCTCTGCGTACACCTACAGCTACGCCACCATGGGTGAGGGCGTGGCGTGGTTCATCGGATGGAATCTGGTCCTCGAATACCTGTTCGCAGCGTCCACGGTGGCGGTGGGCTGGTCGGGGTATTTCAGCGCCATGTTGAATGAAGCGGGGGTGCATGTGCCGGCCGCGTTTGCCTCGGCGCCACTCACCGTGATCAACGGCCATGAAGTGGTGCGTGCGTTCACCTGTGTGGACGGCACCGGCACCACGTTGGTGGATGCGCTCACCAAGGCGGCCTATGCCACGCGTGAAGCCTGTACAGCCGCGGGCGGGTCACCGGTGGAAGGGCTGATCAATTTGCCAGCCGTCGCGCTCATTCTGGCGCTGACGTTCCTGCTGGTGCGCGGTGTTCAGGAGTCGGCCACGTTCAATAACATCGTAGTGGCCATCAAGATGATCATCGTGCTCCTCGTGATCGGGTTCGGCTTCATGTACGTGAACCCCGAGAACTGGACGCCGTTCATTCCCGAGATGGTGACCAATCCGGACGGCAGCACCAAGTACGGCATGTCGGGCGTGCTCCGCGCGGCGCCGGTGGTGTTCTTCTCGTACATCGGCTTTGACGCCGTGTCCACCGCCGCGCAGGAAGCCAAGAACCCGCAGCGTGACTTGCCCATTGGCATGATCGCGTCGCTGCTTATCTGCACGGTGTTGTACATCCTGATGTCGCTGGTCATGACCGGTCTCGCGCCCTATACGGCGCTTGGCGTACCGCACCCGGTGTCGGCCGCGCTCGAAGCCGTTCCGCAGCTCAAGTGGCTCGAGTACCTCGTGAACATCGGCGCCGTGGCGGGTCTGTCATCGGTCGTGCTCGTGATGCTCATGGGCCAGCCGCGCATCTTCTACACGATGTCGCGCGACGGTCTGCTCCCGAAGGTGTTTGCCAAGGTGCACCCGGTCTACCAGACGCCGGCGGCGTCCACGTGGATCGTGGGTATCATCGCCATCATCATTGCCGGCTTCTTTCCGCTCGGTCTGCTGGGCGAACTGGTGTCGGGTGGTACGTTGGCGGCCTTTGCCACCGTGTGTATCGGCGTGTGGGTGCTGCGTGTGCGGTCGCCGGAACTGGAGCGTCCGTTCAAGACGCCGCTGGTGCCGCTGGTGCCGCTGCTTGGTGCCGGTGCAACGTTGTACATGATGTATCAGCTGCCCGGGCTGACCTGGGCGTTGCTGGGCGTCTGGACGGCGATTGGCATGACGACGTACTTCGTGTACGGCATGCGCAACTCGACCATCGGTAAGCAGGAAGCTGGCAAGCGATGA
- a CDS encoding YkvA family protein — protein MKRSVMRIIRQIPSYLRLLVGLIGDRRVSRIDRFMVIAAVAYIVSPLDFIPDLIPFLGEVDDVFLLMMALQRLVENAGLTVLLDHWRGDPEELDDLNVASVISAAGFFLPPRMRRRLRRMAGAR, from the coding sequence ATGAAGCGCTCCGTCATGCGCATCATCCGGCAGATTCCGTCGTATCTGCGGCTGCTGGTGGGGCTCATTGGCGATCGGCGGGTCTCCCGGATTGACCGCTTCATGGTCATTGCGGCAGTGGCCTACATCGTGTCTCCACTCGACTTCATCCCCGACCTCATCCCGTTTCTGGGTGAGGTGGATGACGTGTTTCTGCTCATGATGGCCTTGCAGCGACTCGTCGAGAATGCCGGGCTGACGGTCTTACTCGACCACTGGCGGGGCGATCCGGAGGAGCTGGACGACCTGAACGTCGCGAGCGTCATCTCCGCGGCCGGGTTCTTCCTTCCGCCGCGAATGCGCCGTCGGCTGCGGCGCATGGCGGGAGCGCGTTAG
- a CDS encoding MATE family efflux transporter, whose amino-acid sequence MALPAVIANLLMTAFHNVDTFWIGRSLGAESLAAVTGAIFWVWLVISIGEMVSIGLDAIAARRHGERRPDDAARTVSDGFVLALLLGAAIAAATPFLLTWLFSMLGTDASVSTIGRDYLGTYFLGMPLIFGFFAVDAAFRAKGDTRTPLWILAVTTVCGLLLDPLLIRGWGPVPALGVKGAALATLVPRGLGCIAGVIILKRRGMIAWTLPRWAVLATIVRVGAPAAATGVVFSFIYVLLTRITTQFGTPALAALGLGFRMEGIVYVASVGMGAAVAAIVGQSLGAGDTARAARAGWISTAVVSVVGVCMAVASLLFAEEFAGIFSSDPAVIAEAAKYLRISAFSQLFLGAEVVLESAMAGAGWTFVPMLLSTGITALRLPIGAWAAGVWGTSGLWWTIALTAAARGVLMVALWAWGRWRGARV is encoded by the coding sequence GTGGCGCTTCCGGCCGTCATCGCGAATCTGCTGATGACGGCCTTTCACAACGTTGATACGTTCTGGATTGGGCGCTCGCTCGGCGCTGAGTCGCTCGCCGCCGTGACCGGCGCCATTTTCTGGGTGTGGTTGGTCATTTCCATTGGCGAGATGGTCAGCATCGGACTCGATGCCATTGCCGCGCGTCGGCACGGCGAGCGACGCCCCGACGATGCCGCGCGTACTGTCAGCGATGGCTTTGTGCTGGCGTTGTTGCTGGGCGCCGCCATTGCGGCGGCCACGCCGTTTCTGCTCACGTGGCTGTTTTCCATGCTGGGCACCGACGCGTCGGTCAGCACCATCGGGCGCGATTATCTGGGGACGTACTTCCTTGGCATGCCCCTCATCTTCGGTTTCTTTGCCGTCGATGCGGCGTTCCGCGCCAAGGGCGATACGCGCACTCCGCTGTGGATTCTCGCCGTGACCACCGTGTGTGGACTGCTGCTGGATCCGCTGCTCATTCGCGGCTGGGGGCCTGTGCCGGCGCTTGGTGTGAAAGGTGCCGCTCTGGCCACGCTGGTGCCGCGCGGGCTGGGGTGCATTGCGGGCGTCATCATTCTCAAGCGCCGCGGCATGATTGCCTGGACGCTGCCGCGATGGGCCGTGCTGGCTACAATCGTACGCGTGGGGGCACCGGCGGCGGCCACTGGAGTGGTCTTCAGTTTCATTTACGTCTTGCTCACACGTATCACCACACAGTTCGGTACGCCGGCGTTGGCGGCCCTCGGACTCGGCTTCCGCATGGAAGGCATCGTGTACGTGGCCAGTGTGGGGATGGGCGCTGCTGTGGCGGCGATTGTTGGCCAGAGTCTTGGAGCCGGTGATACGGCGCGCGCCGCCAGAGCCGGCTGGATTTCCACCGCGGTGGTCAGCGTGGTCGGCGTGTGCATGGCCGTCGCCAGTCTGCTCTTTGCGGAAGAATTCGCCGGCATTTTTTCCAGTGATCCGGCGGTGATCGCTGAAGCTGCAAAATACCTGCGCATCTCCGCCTTCTCGCAGCTGTTTCTCGGTGCCGAAGTTGTGCTGGAGAGTGCGATGGCCGGGGCCGGATGGACTTTCGTGCCCATGCTGCTCAGCACCGGCATCACGGCCTTGCGGTTGCCTATTGGTGCATGGGCGGCGGGAGTGTGGGGCACCAGTGGATTGTGGTGGACCATTGCGCTCACCGCCGCAGCGCGTGGCGTGCTGATGGTGGCACTGTGGGCATGGGGGCGGTGGCGCGGGGCGCGGGTTTAG
- a CDS encoding P-loop NTPase, producing the protein MQPLMERISGALAAVRNPRTGADVMAAEQVRDVATTVDGKVRLTLLLAPEDDATLVRDVRQAVEALDGVTDVRVDVRDPAQSEPTPARRAPAPTMNQPKAPAAGGMGRALPVMDAAPQKAPPKVPEPVQYPNLGRIIAISSGKGGVGKSTVAVNLAIALAKAGKRVGIMDADIYGPNLPLMLGVDAAPAVRDEKIIPLEAYGIKVISLGFLIEKEQPAIWRGPIVMKIITQFLRDVAWGQLDYFLVDMPPGTGDAQLSLVQATQVHGAVIVTTPQQVAVGDALRGVKMFERTAVPVLGIVENMSYFENPETGKPIALFGSGGGERLAKECDLPLLGQVPIDPRIQEGGDTGRPIVAAEPDSKAAKAISAIAERVMQRVVERYG; encoded by the coding sequence ATGCAGCCTCTCATGGAACGGATCTCCGGCGCCCTCGCCGCGGTCCGCAACCCCCGCACCGGCGCCGATGTCATGGCCGCCGAACAAGTGCGTGATGTCGCCACCACCGTGGACGGCAAGGTCCGTCTCACCCTCCTCCTCGCCCCCGAGGATGACGCCACGCTCGTGCGCGACGTCCGCCAGGCGGTCGAGGCGCTCGACGGGGTCACCGACGTGCGTGTTGACGTTCGCGACCCGGCCCAGAGCGAACCCACACCGGCGCGCCGTGCGCCTGCTCCCACCATGAATCAGCCAAAAGCCCCCGCTGCCGGCGGCATGGGCCGTGCCCTCCCGGTCATGGACGCCGCGCCCCAGAAGGCACCGCCCAAAGTCCCGGAACCGGTCCAGTACCCCAACCTCGGCCGCATCATCGCCATCTCCTCCGGCAAAGGGGGCGTGGGGAAGAGCACGGTGGCGGTCAATCTCGCCATCGCCCTGGCCAAGGCCGGCAAGCGCGTCGGGATCATGGACGCCGACATTTACGGCCCCAATCTGCCCCTCATGCTGGGGGTCGATGCGGCGCCCGCAGTGCGCGATGAGAAAATCATTCCGCTCGAGGCCTACGGTATCAAGGTCATCTCCCTGGGCTTTCTGATCGAGAAGGAACAGCCCGCCATCTGGCGCGGCCCCATCGTGATGAAAATCATCACCCAGTTCCTTCGCGACGTGGCATGGGGGCAGCTCGATTACTTCCTGGTCGACATGCCGCCCGGCACCGGCGATGCACAGCTGTCGCTTGTGCAGGCCACGCAGGTGCATGGCGCCGTCATCGTCACCACGCCGCAGCAGGTGGCGGTGGGTGACGCGTTGCGCGGCGTAAAGATGTTTGAGCGTACCGCCGTTCCCGTGCTCGGCATCGTTGAGAACATGTCGTACTTCGAGAATCCCGAGACCGGCAAGCCCATCGCTCTCTTCGGCAGCGGCGGTGGTGAGCGTTTGGCCAAGGAGTGCGACCTGCCGTTGCTGGGACAGGTGCCCATCGATCCGCGCATCCAGGAAGGCGGCGATACCGGACGCCCCATCGTGGCCGCGGAGCCCGACTCCAAGGCAGCGAAGGCGATCAGCGCCATCGCGGAACGTGTCATGCAGCGCGTCGTTGAACGCTACGGCTGA
- a CDS encoding D-Ala-D-Ala carboxypeptidase family metallohydrolase, translating to MPSHKAKLRRTRRRASGAAVVLACASLVAFARPAKAPAGASGSRLPLTRALAADAPAPFPGLDSLRGFSRKLRARFLAPHRAAAVPVLREYFGDSAATRAGIYAAADSAGRFHFITMRPFADKVQGRIGSYRIGFFPAEQRGARAAAYRNPEGFLEVTAGNADTPISDHFRLRDFLTKDQGPVWPKYLVLREPLVDKLELVLDELRGMGVAASRLRVMSGFRTPQYNQQGVGAGGRVQDSRHQYGDAADVYVVNGARDWMSDLNGDGRVDTRDARVLATAAERVEQKHPELVGGIGVYTATSAHGPFVHIDVRGNRARWGAL from the coding sequence TTGCCGTCTCACAAGGCCAAACTCCGCCGCACGCGCCGACGCGCGAGCGGCGCGGCGGTCGTCCTTGCGTGCGCCAGTCTGGTCGCGTTCGCTCGGCCCGCCAAGGCTCCCGCAGGCGCATCTGGCAGCCGGCTCCCGTTAACTCGTGCCCTGGCCGCTGACGCACCGGCCCCATTCCCGGGGCTCGACTCCCTGCGTGGGTTCAGTCGCAAGTTGCGCGCCCGCTTTCTGGCGCCGCATCGCGCGGCGGCTGTCCCGGTCCTGCGGGAGTATTTCGGCGATTCCGCGGCCACCCGCGCCGGCATCTACGCCGCCGCCGACTCGGCGGGTCGCTTCCATTTCATCACCATGCGCCCCTTCGCCGACAAGGTCCAGGGACGCATTGGCAGCTATCGCATCGGGTTCTTCCCGGCCGAGCAGCGCGGTGCGCGTGCCGCCGCCTACCGCAATCCCGAGGGGTTCCTCGAGGTCACGGCAGGGAACGCCGATACGCCCATCTCCGATCACTTCCGCTTGCGCGATTTTCTCACCAAGGATCAGGGGCCGGTATGGCCCAAGTATCTGGTGCTGCGCGAACCGCTGGTGGACAAGCTTGAGTTGGTCCTCGATGAACTTCGCGGCATGGGCGTCGCCGCGTCGCGATTGCGTGTCATGTCGGGGTTCCGAACGCCGCAGTACAACCAGCAGGGCGTCGGTGCCGGCGGACGCGTGCAGGATAGCCGCCACCAGTATGGTGACGCCGCCGATGTCTACGTCGTGAACGGCGCCCGCGATTGGATGAGTGATCTGAACGGCGATGGTCGGGTAGATACGCGCGACGCGCGCGTGCTGGCCACCGCCGCCGAACGGGTCGAACAGAAACACCCCGAGTTGGTGGGCGGCATTGGCGTGTATACCGCGACCAGTGCCCACGGCCCCTTCGTGCACATCGATGTGCGCGGCAATCGTGCCCGGTGGGGGGCGTTGTGA
- the guaB gene encoding IMP dehydrogenase translates to MAPSSRPSRIRDDVALTFDDVLLAPRHSLTHPREVSLASRFTRGITLNVPLVSAAMDTVTESEMAIAMARYGAIGVLHKNMSIDRQAAEVDRVKRSESGMILNPITLSPTGSLREAVALMMRFKISGVPIVDGNGKLVGILTNRDLQFERNLDRPLAEAMTSEDLVTAPVGTTLDEAEKILAKHRIEKLPVTDETGLLKGLITVKDIHKRRQYPDANKDQYGRLRVAAAIGAGGDYLDRARALIQAGVDVIIIDTAHGHSEGVLQATAKVREAFPEVQLIAGNVATRAGAAALVERGVDAVKVGVGPGSICTTRVVTGVGVPQVAAIMDAVEGAGDIPVIADGGIKYSGDIVKALAAGASSVMMGSMLAGTEESPGESFLLEGRRFKMIRGMGSLSAMQDGSADRYFQDGEMSPKKLVPEGIEGRVPYKGPVGDVLFQMIGGLRSGMGYVGCGNIHALRTEAEFVRITTAGLRESHPHDVTITREAPNYSL, encoded by the coding sequence ATGGCACCCTCATCTCGCCCCTCGCGCATCCGCGATGACGTCGCGCTAACGTTCGACGACGTCCTGCTCGCCCCCCGGCATTCCCTCACGCACCCGCGTGAGGTGAGTCTGGCCTCCCGATTTACCCGCGGCATCACGCTCAACGTGCCGCTCGTTTCGGCCGCGATGGATACGGTCACCGAGAGCGAAATGGCGATCGCCATGGCCCGGTACGGTGCCATCGGGGTGCTGCACAAAAACATGTCCATCGATCGGCAGGCTGCCGAGGTGGACCGGGTGAAGCGCAGTGAGAGCGGCATGATCCTCAATCCGATCACGCTCTCTCCCACTGGCTCGCTGCGCGAGGCGGTGGCGCTCATGATGCGGTTCAAGATCTCCGGCGTGCCTATTGTAGATGGCAATGGCAAGCTGGTCGGCATCCTCACCAACCGCGACCTGCAATTCGAGCGCAATCTCGATCGCCCGTTGGCCGAGGCCATGACCAGCGAAGATCTGGTCACCGCGCCCGTGGGCACCACACTGGATGAAGCGGAGAAGATTCTCGCCAAGCACCGCATCGAGAAGCTGCCGGTGACTGATGAGACGGGCCTCCTGAAGGGCCTCATCACGGTGAAGGACATTCACAAGCGTCGGCAGTATCCGGACGCCAACAAGGATCAGTACGGTCGGTTGCGCGTGGCGGCCGCCATTGGGGCCGGCGGCGACTATCTCGACCGGGCCCGGGCGCTCATCCAGGCTGGCGTCGATGTCATCATCATCGATACGGCGCATGGCCATAGTGAGGGAGTGCTGCAGGCCACGGCCAAGGTGCGTGAGGCGTTCCCCGAGGTGCAGCTCATCGCCGGCAACGTGGCGACCCGCGCCGGCGCTGCCGCGCTGGTGGAGCGTGGCGTGGATGCGGTGAAGGTTGGGGTGGGCCCGGGTTCCATTTGCACGACGCGCGTCGTGACCGGTGTCGGGGTGCCGCAGGTGGCCGCCATTATGGATGCGGTGGAAGGGGCAGGGGATATTCCTGTCATCGCCGACGGCGGCATCAAGTACAGCGGGGATATTGTGAAGGCGCTGGCGGCCGGCGCCTCGAGTGTCATGATGGGCTCCATGCTGGCGGGCACAGAAGAGAGCCCCGGCGAGTCCTTCCTGCTGGAAGGACGCCGGTTCAAGATGATTCGCGGGATGGGGTCACTGTCGGCCATGCAGGACGGGTCGGCCGATCGCTACTTCCAGGACGGCGAAATGTCCCCCAAGAAGCTTGTCCCTGAGGGCATCGAGGGGCGGGTACCCTACAAGGGCCCGGTGGGCGATGTGCTGTTCCAGATGATTGGCGGACTGCGCAGCGGCATGGGATACGTAGGGTGCGGCAACATTCACGCGTTGCGGACAGAGGCCGAATTCGTGCGCATCACGACGGCGGGGCTGCGGGAGTCGCATCCTCACGATGTGACGATCACCCGGGAAGCGCCCAACTACTCGCTGTAG
- a CDS encoding D-Ala-D-Ala carboxypeptidase family metallohydrolase, which translates to MMRRRTALIASGFVAILAAVIYQPPGELLAGSSADSYRRAVPRVAAAMATKGSSGEVRMHFVRAGERVAFPLDIRGAQSTLGFRYQWVHVGTGESADVMRPVDGDTLLAPLTPGFYELAVMRNGVTQRIEEPRLAVLVPFELKLGSTLNGYQIGRYPAEWSRNEQGEKPTGFAEVHEEHLDLPLTKHLKVRDFVTHDRQTSWPKYVAVDPRVLDKIELVLRELARRRGEEQADFTLEVHSGFRTPLHNSNVEGSARDSRHLYGDAADVAIDADGDGQLTLFDAYRVEQAVDWVERLHPELAGGLGVYSSRRYATPYCHIDARGERKRWRG; encoded by the coding sequence ATGATGCGGCGTCGTACCGCACTCATTGCCAGTGGCTTCGTCGCCATTTTGGCGGCGGTCATCTATCAGCCGCCCGGTGAACTCCTGGCCGGGTCATCTGCTGACAGCTACCGGCGTGCCGTCCCCCGCGTCGCCGCCGCGATGGCCACCAAGGGGAGCAGCGGGGAAGTGCGCATGCACTTTGTCCGTGCCGGTGAGCGCGTGGCCTTCCCGCTGGATATCCGGGGCGCCCAGAGCACCCTCGGCTTCCGGTACCAGTGGGTGCACGTGGGCACGGGAGAGTCGGCCGACGTCATGCGCCCTGTCGACGGCGATACGTTGCTGGCGCCACTCACCCCCGGGTTCTACGAGTTGGCCGTTATGCGCAACGGCGTCACCCAGCGTATTGAAGAGCCCCGCCTGGCCGTGCTGGTGCCGTTCGAGCTCAAGCTTGGCAGCACGTTGAACGGGTATCAGATCGGACGCTATCCGGCCGAGTGGTCCCGCAACGAACAGGGGGAAAAGCCCACGGGCTTCGCCGAAGTCCATGAAGAGCATCTGGACCTCCCCCTTACCAAGCACCTCAAGGTCCGGGACTTCGTGACCCACGATCGCCAAACCAGCTGGCCCAAGTACGTGGCCGTTGACCCACGTGTTCTCGACAAGATCGAGCTCGTGCTGCGGGAACTCGCGCGCCGTCGTGGGGAAGAACAGGCCGACTTCACGCTCGAAGTACACAGTGGCTTCCGTACGCCACTGCACAATTCCAACGTCGAAGGCTCGGCACGCGATTCGCGACACTTGTATGGTGACGCCGCCGATGTCGCCATTGACGCCGACGGCGATGGCCAGCTCACCTTGTTTGACGCCTATCGGGTGGAACAAGCCGTAGACTGGGTGGAACGGCTGCACCCCGAACTGGCCGGCGGGCTGGGCGTCTACAGCAGCCGGCGCTATGCTACCCCGTATTGCCATATCGACGCGCGCGGCGAGCGGAAACGTTGGCGCGGCTGA